One region of Flavobacterium sp. GSB-24 genomic DNA includes:
- a CDS encoding aminodeoxychorismate/anthranilate synthase component II, with protein sequence MKKILVIDNYDSFTYNLVHYLEDLNCEVTVYRNDEFDIDEIASFDKILLSPGPGIPDEAGLLKAVIEKYSPTKSILGVCLGQQAIGEVFGGTLSNLDKVYHGVATNVKTVVSDEILFEGLGNEFEVGRYHSWVVDSNLPDDLEATSVDENGQIMSLRHKNYDVRGVQFHPESVLTPNGKRILENWIKS encoded by the coding sequence ATGAAAAAAATACTAGTTATAGACAATTACGATAGTTTCACTTACAATTTAGTGCACTATTTAGAAGATTTAAACTGCGAAGTAACCGTTTATAGAAACGACGAATTTGATATTGATGAAATCGCATCTTTTGATAAAATTTTACTTTCTCCAGGACCTGGAATTCCAGATGAAGCGGGTTTATTAAAAGCTGTAATTGAAAAATATAGTCCAACGAAAAGTATTCTTGGCGTTTGTTTAGGACAACAGGCAATTGGAGAAGTATTTGGCGGAACACTTTCAAATCTTGATAAAGTATATCACGGCGTTGCAACAAATGTAAAAACAGTCGTTTCAGACGAAATTTTATTTGAAGGTTTAGGTAACGAATTTGAAGTAGGAAGGTACCATTCTTGGGTTGTAGACAGCAATTTACCAGATGATCTAGAAGCAACTTCCGTAGACGAAAATGGACAAATTATGTCTCTTAGACACAAAAACTATGATGTAAGAGGTGTTCAGTTTCATCCAGAGAGTGTTTTAACACCAAACGGAAAAAGGATTTTAGAGAATTGGATTAAGAGTTAG